Proteins found in one Roseovarius pelagicus genomic segment:
- a CDS encoding ABC transporter ATP-binding protein — translation MNNLLDIENLRVTFPTRQGEFEAVRGVSFTLGRERLGIVGESGSGKSMTGRAILRLIRPPGRIEADRMELNGRDMMGMSEKEMQQVRGQKISMVMQDPKFSLNPVMRIGEQIIEIYRFHTKAPHKAAWNKAIEMLEAVSIRDPERVMRAYPHEMSGGMGQRIMIAMMLVTEPEILIADEPTSALDVSVQTSVLTIIDRLVTDRGMGLIFISHDLNLVASFCDRVLIMYAGRIVETCAADQLHEAKHPYTRGLLNSLPRLEAPQKRLEALNRDPAWAEAPSVSGRQ, via the coding sequence ATGAACAATCTGCTGGATATCGAGAACCTGCGCGTCACCTTTCCCACTCGTCAGGGCGAGTTCGAGGCCGTGCGCGGTGTGTCGTTCACTTTGGGTCGGGAACGGCTGGGCATCGTCGGTGAAAGCGGGTCGGGCAAGTCGATGACGGGGCGCGCGATCCTGCGCCTGATCCGACCGCCGGGCCGGATCGAGGCCGACCGGATGGAGCTGAATGGCCGCGACATGATGGGCATGAGCGAAAAGGAAATGCAACAGGTGCGGGGTCAGAAGATTTCGATGGTGATGCAGGATCCCAAGTTTTCGCTGAACCCCGTGATGCGCATTGGCGAACAGATCATCGAGATTTACCGTTTCCATACCAAGGCGCCACACAAGGCGGCGTGGAACAAGGCGATCGAGATGCTCGAAGCAGTGTCGATCCGCGACCCCGAGCGGGTGATGCGGGCCTACCCGCACGAGATGTCGGGCGGGATGGGGCAACGCATAATGATCGCTATGATGCTGGTGACGGAACCGGAGATCCTGATCGCGGACGAGCCGACATCGGCGCTGGATGTGTCCGTGCAAACCTCGGTTCTGACGATCATAGACCGGCTGGTAACGGACCGAGGCATGGGATTGATCTTCATTAGTCACGATCTGAATCTGGTTGCGTCGTTCTGCGACCGGGTGCTGATCATGTATGCCGGGCGCATCGTCGAAACCTGCGCCGCAGATCAGTTGCACGAGGCCAAACACCCCTATACGCGCGGGCTGCTGAATTCACTGCCCCGACTGGAAGCACCACAAAAGCGGCTTGAGGCATTGAACCGCGACCCGGCCTGGGCCGAGGCGCCAAGTGTGAGTGGTCGCCAATGA
- a CDS encoding ABC transporter permease, whose translation MAGPMAGQSWRDWLTTDTPTSRNHARAASFYHGWLTLRANHMAMIGLGILVFLVLVAAFAPFLAPRDPFVQDLSGRLRPPGTDGHVLGTDSLGRDILSRLIYGSRITLYIVTLVALIAPVAGLLVGTIAGYTGGWVDAILMRITDIFLAFPRLVLALAFVAALGAGIENAVLAISLTAWPPYARIARAETLTIRSSDFISAIKLQGAGPIRIITKHIWPLCISSLIVRVTLDMAGVILAAAGLGFLGLGAQPPSPEWGAMISEGRKFILDHWWVATMPGLAIFTVSLAFNLLGDGLRDVLDPKEGAG comes from the coding sequence ATGGCCGGACCGATGGCAGGGCAAAGCTGGCGCGACTGGCTGACGACCGATACGCCGACATCGCGCAATCATGCGCGCGCGGCGTCGTTTTATCATGGCTGGCTCACGTTGCGTGCCAATCATATGGCGATGATCGGCTTGGGAATTTTGGTGTTTCTCGTGCTTGTTGCGGCCTTTGCCCCGTTTCTTGCGCCGCGCGATCCGTTTGTGCAGGATTTGAGCGGGCGGTTGCGACCACCAGGCACTGACGGTCATGTGCTGGGCACGGACAGTCTGGGGCGCGATATTCTCAGCAGGTTGATCTATGGATCGCGCATCACGCTCTATATCGTTACGCTGGTCGCGTTGATCGCGCCGGTTGCCGGGCTGTTGGTTGGCACAATCGCCGGATATACAGGTGGGTGGGTAGACGCCATTTTGATGCGTATTACCGATATTTTCCTAGCGTTTCCCCGACTAGTGTTGGCACTGGCGTTTGTCGCGGCGCTGGGGGCCGGGATCGAGAACGCCGTGCTGGCGATCTCGCTGACCGCTTGGCCGCCGTATGCGCGGATCGCCCGGGCGGAAACCCTGACGATCCGAAGCTCTGATTTCATCTCGGCGATCAAGTTGCAGGGCGCAGGGCCGATCAGGATTATCACCAAGCACATCTGGCCGCTGTGTATTTCTTCACTGATCGTTCGGGTCACGCTCGATATGGCCGGAGTGATTTTGGCGGCTGCCGGGCTCGGCTTTCTGGGTCTTGGCGCGCAGCCGCCCAGCCCGGAATGGGGGGCGATGATTTCTGAGGGGCGCAAATTCATTCTGGATCATTGGTGGGTGGCCACCATGCCGGGACTGGCGATTTTCACCGTATCGCTTGCGTTCAATCTGTTAGGTGACGGGCTGCGCGATGTGTTGGACCCCAAGGAGGGTGCGGGATGA
- a CDS encoding ABC transporter permease, whose product MSNLSKRTARTPILQLRKPVSSKQSILSAIFIWALFFAVWEGMSLAGMVNDLLVPAPHVVLTTLVDMFANRDLLSDVLISIWRVVFSFGIACAIAVPLGIAMGSFPAVEAVFNPFVSAWRYLPAPSFIPILLMWFGTGETPKLVLLVIGVIFFLITIIMDHTREVRGELIETGLTLGGKRWTIVRTIILPAVLPHVMTAMRQMLAVTWTYLVIAEIVASTTGIGAMMMRARRFLHTDEIMAGIVVIGVLGLSFDILFRKAHRWFFPYIQDRRH is encoded by the coding sequence ATGAGCAATTTATCTAAAAGGACTGCGCGAACCCCCATCCTTCAACTGCGCAAGCCGGTGTCCTCGAAGCAATCCATCCTGTCAGCGATTTTTATCTGGGCATTATTTTTTGCTGTCTGGGAGGGAATGTCACTGGCCGGGATGGTCAATGATCTGCTGGTGCCGGCCCCGCATGTCGTCCTTACGACGTTGGTTGATATGTTCGCGAACCGTGATTTGCTGTCGGATGTTCTCATCAGTATCTGGCGGGTCGTGTTCAGCTTTGGGATCGCCTGTGCGATAGCTGTCCCGCTGGGCATAGCGATGGGATCGTTTCCGGCTGTCGAGGCTGTGTTCAATCCGTTCGTTTCCGCGTGGCGTTACCTTCCTGCGCCGTCGTTCATTCCTATTTTGCTGATGTGGTTTGGGACCGGTGAAACGCCCAAGCTGGTGCTCTTGGTCATCGGCGTGATCTTTTTCCTGATCACGATCATCATGGATCACACGCGCGAGGTGCGTGGGGAACTGATTGAGACGGGGCTGACCTTGGGTGGAAAACGCTGGACCATTGTCCGCACCATCATTTTGCCCGCTGTGCTGCCGCACGTCATGACCGCCATGCGCCAGATGCTGGCAGTGACCTGGACCTATCTGGTGATTGCTGAAATCGTCGCGTCGACCACTGGTATCGGTGCGATGATGATGCGCGCGCGACGGTTCCTGCATACCGACGAAATCATGGCTGGCATCGTTGTCATTGGTGTTCTGGGGCTGTCATTCGACATCCTGTTCCGCAAGGCACACCGCTGGTTCTTTCCCTACATTCAGGATCGGAGACACTGA
- a CDS encoding DUF1850 domain-containing protein, translating to MSFIHSVSRTPVLDTYQIDAGQIVQTSEIFQAHGAGLPSLGNEMNATGWRHENGQFILDLDRPIGAMIVRVQPEYKNTLHIADQTIALASLGHSALRIAACDPSE from the coding sequence TTGAGCTTCATTCATTCTGTCTCGCGAACACCGGTTTTGGATACCTATCAGATCGACGCGGGGCAAATCGTCCAGACCTCGGAAATCTTTCAGGCGCATGGCGCTGGGCTGCCCTCACTGGGCAATGAGATGAACGCAACGGGATGGCGACACGAGAACGGGCAATTCATCCTTGATCTCGACCGTCCCATCGGCGCCATGATCGTGCGCGTCCAGCCGGAATATAAAAATACCCTTCATATCGCAGACCAAACCATCGCGCTTGCATCTCTGGGGCATTCGGCTCTACGGATCGCGGCCTGTGACCCATCGGAGTAA
- a CDS encoding ABC transporter substrate-binding protein yields the protein MKRITNILASVVLGLSVGVTGLPAVAETPPNMLVVANRIDDITTLDPAESFEFAGADVSRNVYGKLVNFDPMDLAAGYGPDLAESWTVSEDGKTITFTMREGVNFHSGNPVTAQDAEFSLRRAVILNKTPSFILTQFGFTAENVGETIVADGNTLSITTDKRYATSFVLNCLTATIGGIVDMKTVMANETDGDMGNAWLKTNTAGSGAYKVDSWKPNESVTLSANPDFYLGAPSLERVIVRHVQESASQRLLLERGDIDLARNLNPDDVKGMDGAEGIDIHTELRGRLMYISLNGKHPVLSKPEVKTAIKYLIDYEGMQNSFLDGQYTIHQNFLPATYLGAIDDAPYALNVEKAKELLASAGVEGLEITAGVREAQERVEIGQSLQNTFAQAGIKLNLVVGTGKQTLSKYRARELDMYIGAWGPDYPDPHTNAGTFAYNPDNSDEAGATGLLAWRNAWDTGGLTEKVDAAVVEGDRDKRRAMYEEIQREFLKTAPFAVMFQKIEQNGKNAAVQNLNLGGAITAISYWPVTK from the coding sequence ATGAAACGAATTACCAATATTCTGGCCAGTGTGGTGCTGGGGCTGAGCGTCGGTGTGACCGGCCTACCTGCTGTGGCGGAAACGCCGCCGAACATGCTGGTCGTTGCCAACCGGATCGATGACATTACCACACTGGACCCTGCCGAAAGCTTTGAGTTCGCGGGTGCAGACGTCAGTCGCAACGTTTATGGCAAGCTGGTCAACTTTGACCCGATGGATCTGGCGGCGGGCTATGGTCCCGATCTGGCAGAGAGCTGGACCGTGTCCGAAGATGGCAAGACCATCACATTCACCATGCGCGAAGGCGTCAATTTTCATTCGGGCAATCCGGTGACGGCTCAGGATGCTGAATTCTCGCTGCGCCGTGCGGTGATCCTGAACAAGACTCCCAGCTTCATCCTGACGCAGTTCGGCTTTACTGCCGAAAATGTGGGCGAAACCATCGTGGCGGATGGCAACACGTTGTCGATCACGACGGACAAGCGTTATGCGACATCCTTTGTTCTGAACTGCCTGACTGCCACGATCGGCGGCATTGTCGACATGAAGACGGTCATGGCCAATGAGACCGATGGTGACATGGGCAACGCATGGCTGAAAACCAATACCGCAGGGTCCGGTGCCTACAAGGTAGACAGCTGGAAGCCCAACGAGAGCGTCACCCTGTCCGCCAATCCCGATTTCTATCTGGGGGCCCCGTCGCTGGAGCGTGTCATCGTGCGCCACGTACAGGAAAGTGCCAGCCAGCGGCTGCTGCTGGAACGCGGCGACATTGACCTGGCCCGCAACCTGAACCCGGATGACGTCAAGGGTATGGACGGCGCCGAGGGTATTGATATTCACACCGAACTGCGCGGGCGACTGATGTACATCTCGCTGAATGGCAAGCACCCGGTCCTGTCCAAGCCTGAAGTGAAGACCGCGATCAAGTACCTGATCGACTACGAAGGAATGCAGAACAGCTTCCTCGATGGTCAGTACACCATTCACCAGAACTTCCTTCCGGCCACCTATCTGGGAGCTATCGACGATGCGCCCTATGCGCTGAATGTTGAAAAGGCCAAAGAGCTGCTGGCATCCGCTGGTGTGGAAGGTCTGGAAATCACCGCCGGTGTCCGCGAAGCGCAGGAACGGGTCGAGATCGGTCAATCGCTGCAAAACACCTTTGCCCAAGCGGGGATCAAGCTGAACCTTGTGGTGGGAACCGGCAAACAAACTCTCTCCAAGTATCGTGCGCGTGAACTGGACATGTATATCGGTGCTTGGGGTCCGGACTATCCTGATCCGCACACCAATGCCGGTACGTTCGCCTATAACCCCGACAATTCGGACGAGGCGGGCGCGACTGGCCTGCTGGCATGGCGCAATGCATGGGACACTGGCGGGCTGACCGAAAAGGTCGATGCAGCCGTAGTCGAAGGGGATCGTGACAAGCGTCGCGCGATGTATGAAGAGATTCAGCGCGAGTTTCTGAAAACGGCACCTTTTGCGGTCATGTTCCAGAAAATTGAACAGAACGGCAAGAATGCAGCAGTCCAGAACCTGAACCTGGGCGGCGCAATCACAGCGATTTCTTACTGGCCTGTGACCAAATAA
- a CDS encoding ABC transporter permease: MALVESSEKGRRRSALFSRYVVPTAKTLISIAVTMLGLLLVTFVIGRVMPIDPVLSIVGESATKATYDAARETMGLDKPVIVQFFYYLRDVLHGDFGVSLLNSRPVAEDIKRVFPATLELATLGTLMGVFLGVPLGIYAAVKRGTWIDQLARVVALIGYSMPIFWLGLMGLLVFYGILGWVGGPGRVGIFYVDVVPSVTGMILIDSILDGNWTVFKNAFSHIILPASLLGYYSLAYVSRMTRSFMLEQLTAEYITTARVKGLPERTVIWRHAFRNIRVQLITVIALSYATLLEGSVLTEIIFSWPGIGSYITTALLSADMNAVMGGTVVVGLVFVLLNIFSDLLYKVFDPRAR, from the coding sequence ATGGCGCTGGTCGAATCCAGTGAAAAGGGCCGACGACGTTCGGCCCTTTTTTCCCGTTATGTGGTGCCCACTGCAAAGACTTTGATCTCGATTGCTGTGACGATGCTGGGCCTGTTGCTGGTGACCTTTGTCATTGGCCGGGTGATGCCGATCGATCCGGTTTTGTCTATTGTCGGAGAAAGCGCCACCAAGGCGACCTATGATGCCGCGCGCGAGACGATGGGGTTGGACAAACCTGTGATCGTGCAGTTTTTCTATTACCTTCGGGATGTTTTGCACGGTGATTTCGGTGTTTCCCTGCTCAATTCGCGCCCCGTTGCCGAAGATATCAAACGGGTATTTCCCGCGACGTTGGAACTGGCCACGCTTGGCACCCTCATGGGGGTGTTCCTCGGGGTGCCGCTGGGAATTTATGCTGCTGTAAAGCGTGGTACATGGATCGACCAACTGGCGCGCGTGGTGGCCCTGATTGGGTATTCGATGCCGATTTTCTGGCTGGGCCTGATGGGGCTGCTGGTCTTTTACGGCATTCTCGGCTGGGTCGGTGGGCCGGGCCGTGTCGGCATATTCTATGTTGATGTCGTGCCTTCGGTTACCGGCATGATCCTGATCGATTCCATCCTTGATGGGAACTGGACCGTGTTCAAGAATGCGTTCAGCCATATCATTCTGCCGGCGTCGTTGCTGGGCTACTATTCGTTGGCCTATGTCAGCCGCATGACCCGATCGTTCATGCTGGAGCAATTGACAGCCGAGTACATCACCACAGCGCGGGTCAAGGGGCTGCCGGAACGCACGGTGATCTGGCGTCACGCCTTTCGCAACATTCGCGTGCAATTGATCACTGTCATCGCGCTGAGCTACGCCACGTTGCTGGAGGGGTCGGTTCTGACCGAAATCATCTTTTCGTGGCCGGGAATTGGATCCTACATCACCACCGCTCTGCTCTCGGCGGATATGAACGCCGTGATGGGTGGAACCGTGGTGGTCGGGCTGGTGTTCGTGCTGCTCAACATTTTTTCTGACCTGCTCTACAAGGTCTTTGATCCGAGGGCGCGATAA
- a CDS encoding TAXI family TRAP transporter solute-binding subunit: MKLSRRIFLSGVAAAPLLHMGTLPGFAADRVFFGIATGGTGGTYYPLGGMLAQLISNTAEIPDTKLSATAETGNASVANAQLLGRGEIESAFVAADILDAAYKGINQFDGSATENVRAIGALYPETVQLVVRADSGIETFEDLKGKTISSGSPGSGQWQLLGDLMVAHGMTREDVSEDFSSFSQSVDKIKDGNLDASLITAGSPTSSVTDLANGHDIRIVPLNGPAIAKLQETQPYYANAILAGGTYKGQDNDVETLAVRAIWATHADVSDDIIYAVTKALYENTETLGNVHPKGKEISLDKALESVSVPLHPGAEKYYTEKGIK, translated from the coding sequence ATGAAACTTTCACGTCGTATCTTTTTGAGTGGAGTCGCTGCGGCGCCGCTGCTTCATATGGGCACTCTGCCCGGCTTTGCCGCAGACCGTGTCTTCTTTGGTATCGCCACTGGTGGCACCGGGGGAACCTATTATCCTTTGGGTGGTATGCTGGCGCAGCTGATTTCGAACACAGCCGAAATTCCCGATACCAAGCTCTCCGCGACAGCAGAGACCGGGAATGCGTCGGTTGCTAATGCCCAGCTTCTGGGACGTGGCGAGATTGAATCCGCTTTTGTCGCCGCTGATATTCTGGATGCCGCCTACAAGGGGATAAACCAGTTTGACGGGTCGGCAACCGAAAATGTCCGTGCAATCGGCGCGCTTTATCCCGAAACGGTCCAGTTGGTCGTGCGTGCTGACTCTGGCATTGAAACCTTCGAAGACCTCAAGGGCAAGACGATCTCTTCCGGTTCTCCGGGATCGGGCCAGTGGCAGCTGTTGGGCGATCTGATGGTGGCGCATGGCATGACACGCGAAGACGTCTCTGAAGATTTCTCGTCCTTCTCGCAGTCGGTCGACAAGATCAAGGATGGCAACCTAGATGCGTCTCTGATTACCGCAGGCTCGCCCACGTCGTCGGTCACGGATCTGGCCAACGGCCACGACATCCGCATCGTGCCGCTGAACGGCCCCGCGATTGCCAAGTTGCAGGAAACGCAACCGTATTACGCGAATGCGATCCTTGCAGGGGGCACCTACAAGGGGCAAGACAATGACGTTGAAACGCTCGCTGTGCGGGCGATCTGGGCGACCCATGCGGACGTGTCGGACGACATCATTTATGCTGTGACCAAGGCTCTGTACGAAAACACAGAAACGCTGGGCAACGTGCATCCGAAGGGCAAGGAAATCTCGCTCGACAAGGCACTGGAAAGCGTTTCTGTCCCGCTGCATCCGGGCGCCGAGAAATATTATACGGAAAAAGGCATCAAGTGA
- a CDS encoding ABC transporter ATP-binding protein, with the protein MSTLELDKLNVWFGDRYDRVDAVRGATFTVPSGASFGLVGESGSGKSTILRALVGLVPTWSGTMKVDGAQLGKSRPRSFFRDVQMVFQDPYASLHPRHSVDQVLGETLKLHGFKDIDKRIQKLLADVGLGPKFRFRYPHQLSGGQRQRVAVARALAPEPSVLLLDEPTSALDVSVQAEVLNLLTDLRDTRGLTYLMVSHDLSVVAHMCEHIAVMQNGEIVELLGVEAMRAMAPEHPYTQHLLDNSLGYKPTTDPTE; encoded by the coding sequence ATGAGCACTTTGGAATTGGACAAGCTGAACGTCTGGTTCGGCGACAGATACGACCGTGTCGATGCTGTGCGCGGGGCCACGTTTACGGTTCCTTCGGGGGCAAGTTTCGGGCTGGTCGGCGAAAGCGGGTCGGGCAAATCTACCATTCTGCGTGCTTTGGTCGGGTTGGTCCCGACTTGGTCAGGTACGATGAAGGTGGATGGTGCCCAACTGGGGAAATCGCGCCCGCGCTCTTTTTTCCGAGATGTGCAGATGGTATTTCAAGATCCTTATGCGTCGCTTCATCCACGCCATTCGGTCGATCAGGTGTTGGGCGAAACGCTGAAGCTGCATGGTTTCAAGGACATAGACAAGCGCATTCAAAAGCTTTTGGCCGATGTTGGTTTGGGCCCGAAGTTTCGCTTTCGTTATCCACATCAGTTATCAGGCGGGCAGCGTCAGCGTGTGGCGGTGGCACGCGCCCTTGCACCAGAGCCGTCGGTGTTGTTGCTGGATGAACCGACATCGGCACTGGATGTGTCGGTGCAGGCCGAGGTGCTGAACCTGCTGACCGATCTTCGCGACACGCGTGGGCTGACCTATCTGATGGTGTCGCATGATCTGTCGGTGGTCGCGCATATGTGTGAACATATTGCGGTTATGCAAAACGGCGAAATTGTTGAGCTTTTGGGTGTTGAGGCCATGCGCGCAATGGCACCAGAACATCCCTACACTCAGCATTTGCTGGATAATTCTCTGGGTTACAAGCCCACTACGGATCCGACTGAGTAA
- the speB gene encoding agmatinase — MSDSYFHPVSGFDLPRFAGVATFMRLPHVGLEDPRLSDVDVGLIGVPWDSGTTNRAGPRHGPRQLRDMSTMIRAQNGATGVRPFEMVNCADLGDVPPNPADIQESMKRITSFYDTVLKAGIFPMTAGGDHLSTLPILRAVAAKSPVGMIHFDSHTDLFKDYFNGTQYTHGTPFRRAVEEGLLDPQRVCMIGIRGTTYDSEDRDFAKSVGIRVIPIEEFHARGVSDVMSEAREIAGSGDTYISYDIDFIDPAFAPGTGTPEIGGPNSYQAIEVVRHLVGVKIIGADLVEVSPPFDSSGGTAYLGASLIFEMLCVIAPTLRPDTATA, encoded by the coding sequence ATGAGCGATAGTTATTTCCACCCGGTTTCGGGCTTCGATTTGCCGCGTTTCGCCGGGGTGGCGACATTCATGCGTCTGCCGCATGTGGGTCTGGAGGACCCGCGATTGTCAGATGTGGATGTCGGCCTGATCGGTGTTCCGTGGGATAGTGGGACCACGAACCGGGCAGGGCCGCGGCATGGTCCGCGACAGCTGCGCGATATGTCGACCATGATCAGGGCGCAGAACGGTGCGACCGGCGTCCGTCCGTTCGAAATGGTGAACTGTGCAGACCTTGGCGATGTGCCCCCCAACCCGGCAGATATTCAGGAAAGCATGAAGCGGATCACGTCGTTCTACGACACAGTTCTGAAGGCCGGAATATTCCCGATGACTGCTGGGGGCGATCATTTGTCGACGCTGCCTATTCTGCGGGCTGTGGCGGCCAAATCGCCGGTGGGAATGATTCATTTCGACAGTCATACCGATCTGTTCAAGGACTACTTCAATGGTACGCAATACACCCACGGAACACCGTTCCGCAGAGCTGTGGAGGAAGGACTGCTCGATCCTCAACGGGTTTGCATGATCGGTATTCGTGGGACCACCTACGATAGCGAGGATCGTGACTTTGCCAAAAGTGTGGGAATTCGCGTCATTCCAATAGAAGAGTTCCATGCCCGAGGTGTGAGTGATGTCATGTCAGAAGCGCGCGAGATTGCCGGTTCCGGTGACACCTACATTTCCTACGATATCGACTTTATCGATCCTGCTTTTGCGCCGGGCACAGGAACGCCCGAGATCGGCGGTCCGAACAGCTATCAGGCAATAGAGGTTGTGCGCCATCTTGTGGGTGTGAAAATCATCGGTGCTGATTTGGTCGAGGTGTCGCCGCCATTTGATAGCTCCGGCGGCACAGCATATCTGGGGGCATCGCTGATTTTCGAAATGCTATGCGTGATCGCGCCGACATTGCGGCCAGATACGGCAACAGCCTGA
- a CDS encoding ABC transporter ATP-binding protein gives MSAAQHINTIDASSAKMVVDGVSKRFSLGKGREIQAIAEATFTVEENEICTILGSSGCGKSTVLRMMAGLETPTTGELRLDGHVIAGPDRERGMVFQAYTSFDWLTVRGNVEYGMRINGVPKQERRARTQEFIKLVHLEGFEDAYPSQLSGGMKQRVAIARTLANDPALLLMDEPFGALDAETRWHMQELLVDIAETANTTMVMVTHDIEEAIYLGDKIVFMSSHPGRVHEIIVPEFKQGKRYVSKEQVLGLDGYGDLEKYIMRLMQEQGSKDER, from the coding sequence TTGTCCGCAGCTCAACACATCAACACGATAGATGCGTCATCGGCAAAAATGGTCGTAGACGGTGTTTCCAAACGGTTTTCTCTGGGCAAGGGCCGCGAGATTCAGGCGATTGCCGAAGCGACCTTTACCGTCGAAGAAAATGAAATCTGCACAATTCTGGGTTCGTCCGGTTGTGGCAAGTCCACGGTTCTGCGGATGATGGCCGGACTTGAAACCCCGACCACTGGCGAATTGCGTCTGGACGGCCACGTGATTGCAGGTCCTGACCGAGAGCGCGGCATGGTGTTTCAGGCCTATACCTCGTTCGATTGGCTGACCGTCCGGGGCAATGTCGAATATGGTATGCGTATTAACGGTGTTCCGAAACAAGAACGTCGCGCGCGGACGCAGGAATTTATCAAGCTTGTGCATCTGGAGGGGTTTGAGGATGCGTACCCCTCGCAGCTATCGGGTGGCATGAAACAGCGCGTCGCGATCGCTCGCACGTTGGCGAATGATCCTGCGCTGCTCTTGATGGACGAGCCATTTGGCGCGCTGGACGCTGAAACACGTTGGCACATGCAGGAACTATTGGTCGATATTGCCGAAACGGCCAACACGACCATGGTGATGGTCACGCATGACATCGAAGAAGCGATCTATCTGGGTGATAAGATCGTATTCATGTCCAGCCATCCGGGGCGGGTTCATGAAATCATCGTACCTGAATTCAAACAGGGCAAACGTTATGTCAGCAAAGAGCAGGTTCTGGGACTGGACGGCTATGGTGATCTGGAAAAATACATCATGCGCCTGATGCAGGAACAAGGCTCCAAGGACGAACGCTGA